The genomic interval GCTCGGACAGCGTGCCGGGCAGGGTGACCACCTTGAACGGAAAGCCGGTCGGTGAGGCGAGCGGGTCGGTCAGCACGTCCAGCTGACCGGCGTGCGCCTGGGCACGGACGGCGCCTTTCAGGTCCGCGCGCAGCCCGGATTCCTCGGCGTACGCGAACAGCGTCCCCACCTGAATGCCGGCCGCGCCAGCCGCCAGGGCGTCCCGGAGGCCGCCGGCACCGCCGTACCCGCCCGCCAGCCAGAACGGCAGGCCCAGGGCGCGCATGGCGCCCAGATCCGCGGCGTCCCGCTCGCCGTACACCGGCTGGCCCCGGGCATCGAGGGTCAGGGCGCCGCGTGGCGGGGCGTTGTGCCCCCCTGCGGTTGGTCCTTCCACCACAAAGCCCTGGACGGGACCGCTGGCCTTCTTCGCCAGGACACCCGCCAGAACGTGCGAGGACACCACCGGGTAGAAGTTCGGGCGGGGCAGGACCGCCGCGGGCAGCCCGAACTCGGCCGGATCGAAAGTCAGGGTGACGGGCTCTCCTCCCTTCACGTCCAGTTTCAGCGTGCCGGGGCGCCCGGCAGCGAAGGCGTCCAGGATGCCGGGAATCTCACGGGGAATGCCGGCGCCCATGATCACCGTGCCCACACCGGCCAGCATCGCGCCGTACAGGGCCGGCAGGGTGTGCAGCTGCAATTTCGTGAGCAGGTTCAGGCCCACGGGACGCTCGTGGCCCTCGCGGGCCAGGGTTACCTCCACGAAACTGCCCAGCAGGGTCATCACCCACGCCTCGCGGTGCCGCTCGGCAGTGGGCAGCGGAATGCGCGCGTACGCCCCGCCGGGCGCCCGGTCCTCAGGGCGGAAGTAACGGTCCAGACACGCCTGCGCCAGCGGCGCGTTCGGAAAGCGGGCCAGGGCGCGGCGCATCTCTCCGCCCGGGTCGCCGTCCTGCAGGCGGCGCAGCAGTACCGTGTCGATGCCGGTGCCGGACACCACGCCCAGTTCTCCGGCGGCCGACACGGCGCGTGCCAGCGACCAGTCGGACACGGCCACACCCATCCCTCCCTGAATGATGCGGGGCAGGCGGGCAGATGAAGCGGACAGGCGGGAGTCAGTCATGGTGTACCTCGCGCCGCAGGGGAAAGGGGCGCGGCCGGGCGTTCCGGGGCGCCTGGCACCGCGGGCAATGCCCCCAGTGTCGTCCCGGACCCCGCCGCCCGGCGCGGCGCGGAACGCGGTGCACGATTGCACCGGGTCCCAACCCCCTGAACGAGAGCCCCGACCGAGAGCAGTGACGCGAACCCAGGCCGGGCGGCGGGTGAGACCGCGACGCTCTGGCACACCCGTCAGGACATTCTGGCCTTCAAACGTTGCGGCCCGCCGGGTGGGGCGGGCCGCGCTGGGAGCGTGCGGGGGCCTGTTCAGGGGGCCTGGCCGAGCACGTCGTCCGCTTCGGTGGCGTCCAGCAGGCTTTCCAGGTGGGCGTCGTCGTTGAAGCCCAGCAGCATGCCGCTGCCCTCCCCCAGCAGCACGCGCGTCACGGAAGTGTTCGCCACGCTCAGCCGCGCCCAGGCGTTCGCGGGCACGCCGCCCAGGGCCAGGCCCACCGCCACGCGGACCACGCCGCCGTGCGTGAACACCAGCACCCGCTGGCCCGGGTGGCGGCGGCGGATGGCGCTGAACGCCTCGCCGCTGCGGGCGTACAGGTCCTCCATGCTCTCCCCGCCCGGACGGCGGGTGCTCCAGGGTTCGGTGGTGAGGGCCGAGAGGTACTCCGGGTACCGTTCGCGGATCTCTGTGATGACCAGGCCGGACAGTTCGCCCACGTCGATTTCGCGCAGGCCCGGATCCAGCTGCACGGGCGGCGGGCCGGTGAGGCGCTCGGCGACGATCTCGGCGGTGCGGGCGGCGCGGGTCAGGTCGCTGGAGTACACCGCGCCGAACTGCTGCCCGGTGAGGCGCTCGGCAAGGCTGGCGGCCTGCAGCACGCCCACCGGGCTCAACGGAACGTCCGCCTGACCCTGGTAGCGGCCGTCGGCGTTCCAGGTGCTTTCGCCGTGCCGCACCACCCAGAATTCCGTGGCGGTGGCGCGGTCCGGCGCGGCAAACCCGGTCGGGGCGAGACGCTTGGTCAAACGGCGCTCCCGGTGAACGTGACACCCTGACCCACGGTCATGCGGCCGATCACCCAGGGCTGCTCGCCCGCGGCGCGCAGCAGGTCCAGTGCCGCCTGCTGCTGCTGGGCAGGCAGGATGAACAGGAAGCCCACGCCCATGTTCAGCGCGCGGAACGCTTCGTCACGCGTGACCTGGGCGCGCTGCACAATCAGCTCGAAGACGGGCGGCACGGTCCAGCTGCCGGTGTCGATCTGCATGCCGACGCCCTGCGGGAACACCCGCGGAGGGTTGTCCACGAGGCCGCCGCCGGTGATGTGCGCCATGCCGCGCACGTCCATGCCGCCGCCTTCCAGGGTGGCGAAGGCGTGCAGGTACGCGCGGTGCGGAACGGGCAGCAGGTCCGCGAGCGTCTGGCCGTGCAGGTCCGCGCGGGCTTCCGCCCAGTCCAGGTCGTCCAGGGCGAGGCGGGCCAGGGAGAAGCCGTTGGTGTGCAGGCCGCTGCTGGGCAGCGCGATCACGGTGTCTCCTGGCTGGATGCGGCTGCCGTTGATCAGGCGCGGGCGGTCCACGACGCCCACGATGGTGCCCACGATGTCCAGTTCACCTTCCACGTACACGCCGGGCATCTCTGCGGTTTCGCCGCCCAGCAGGGCCACGCCCAGCGCCTCGCAGGCCTGGGCGGCGCCGGTGACGACCTCGGCCACGCGTTCGGGCAGCAGGCGGCCCATGGCGACGTAATCCAGGAAGAACAGGGGCCGGGCGCCCTGCACCAGGATGTCGTTCACGCAGTGGTTGACGATGTCGCCGCCCAGCCCGGCGTACTTGCCGGTGCGGACTGCGACCTTGGTTTTCGTGCCGACGCCGTCGGTGCTGGCGACCAGCACGGGGTCTTCC from Deinococcus taeanensis carries:
- a CDS encoding histidine phosphatase family protein produces the protein MTKRLAPTGFAAPDRATATEFWVVRHGESTWNADGRYQGQADVPLSPVGVLQAASLAERLTGQQFGAVYSSDLTRAARTAEIVAERLTGPPPVQLDPGLREIDVGELSGLVITEIRERYPEYLSALTTEPWSTRRPGGESMEDLYARSGEAFSAIRRRHPGQRVLVFTHGGVVRVAVGLALGGVPANAWARLSVANTSVTRVLLGEGSGMLLGFNDDAHLESLLDATEADDVLGQAP
- the purM gene encoding phosphoribosylformylglycinamidine cyclo-ligase is translated as MTRQNQDAPASAYERAGVSIDAGHRAVELMKGAVARTHTPNVLGGLGGFGGLFRAAFGHMEDPVLVASTDGVGTKTKVAVRTGKYAGLGGDIVNHCVNDILVQGARPLFFLDYVAMGRLLPERVAEVVTGAAQACEALGVALLGGETAEMPGVYVEGELDIVGTIVGVVDRPRLINGSRIQPGDTVIALPSSGLHTNGFSLARLALDDLDWAEARADLHGQTLADLLPVPHRAYLHAFATLEGGGMDVRGMAHITGGGLVDNPPRVFPQGVGMQIDTGSWTVPPVFELIVQRAQVTRDEAFRALNMGVGFLFILPAQQQQAALDLLRAAGEQPWVIGRMTVGQGVTFTGSAV
- a CDS encoding nitronate monooxygenase, with product MTDSRLSASSARLPRIIQGGMGVAVSDWSLARAVSAAGELGVVSGTGIDTVLLRRLQDGDPGGEMRRALARFPNAPLAQACLDRYFRPEDRAPGGAYARIPLPTAERHREAWVMTLLGSFVEVTLAREGHERPVGLNLLTKLQLHTLPALYGAMLAGVGTVIMGAGIPREIPGILDAFAAGRPGTLKLDVKGGEPVTLTFDPAEFGLPAAVLPRPNFYPVVSSHVLAGVLAKKASGPVQGFVVEGPTAGGHNAPPRGALTLDARGQPVYGERDAADLGAMRALGLPFWLAGGYGGAGGLRDALAAGAAGIQVGTLFAYAEESGLRADLKGAVRAQAHAGQLDVLTDPLASPTGFPFKVVTLPGTLSEPEVYAGRERVCDIGYLREAYRTPDGRVGWRCPAEPVDAYCAKGGAQADTLGRKCLCNALMADAGYAQTQRGAQVEPGLLTSGDGLNDLSHWPEGGYRAADVLRVLRG